In Streptomyces camelliae, the sequence CGTGCTCCGCCTCCAGCTCCTCGACCAGCCGCTCGATGGCGTGCGCATGGCCCTCGCCCGCGTGCTGGGCGACGACGTAGCCCTCGGGGTCGATGACGACCAGCGTCGGCCACGCGCGCACCGCGTACTGCTTCCAGGTGGCCAGCTCCGGGTCGTCCAGCACCGGGTGCTCCACGCCGTACCGCTCGACCGCGTCCACGACCGCCTGGTGCTCCGCCTCGTGCACGAACTTCGGGGAGTGCACACCGATGACCACCACCGTGTCCCGGTGTCTCTCCTCCAACTCGCGCAACTCATCCAGGACATGCAGGCAATTCACGCAACAAAATGTCCAAAAATCAACAATTACGATGCGTCCTCGAAGCTCGGCGAGACCGAGCTCCTTGTCACCCGTGTTGATCCAGCCGCCCTTGCCGGTCAGTTCGGGCGCGCGAACGCGTGCGTGCTTTGCCATGATCCAGGCCAACCACACCTGTGTCCCAGCTATTCCTCGTGGCTTTCACCTGCCCAGAGGATCCGAAGCCGTTTCTCGGGATCGAACCGTCGCCCCCTGCCCGGAGCCCTGGTCACCCATACCCTTTCCACTGCGGCGAAGAGGAGACCTCGTCTTCCCTGTACCTCGCTCCCCTCCCACTGCGCCACAAGCGTCGGATTCCTGCTCAGAAATGCATCGGCCACCGCTTCCTCGACACGGACGGCCATCGCCCTGGCTCCTGGGCAGGTGTGTCCCAGCCGCACGCCCTGACACACGTACGAGGTGCCGTTCTTGCTCATGCGTGTACCACAGCCGTCGACGGCACAGAACAGCAGTCCGGTGAGGAGATGAGCAGCCCTGCGGACCGGACGCCTGAGACCATCGCCCCGGAGCCGGGTCCTGGATTCCAGCGCAGCGACGATCCACTGCTGTTCCTCCACCGTGACGATTCCCTCACCCACGATGACAGGGCAACCGGTGTGCGGATCCCGGTACGGGCGGACGACGCTGGTGTACTTCCGGAAGCAACGCTCCTCGTCCCAGACAGTCTCCGTTTCCGGAAGGAGGCCTGCGAAGGCCGGGGCCCTGAGGAGCTGGGACAACGAACCCACTTGCCACAAACCGCCTCTGGATGCGGCGACCTCGTGCTCGTTCAGCAACCGCGCGATCCTTACGAGGGACTGCCCCGCAAGTGCCTCATCGGCGATCAGACGTGCGTACACCGAGGTCTCGGGGTCCGGCGTCAATCGTCCGGAGCCGGGGTCGATACGCAGCCCGTAGGGCGGCTGCCCACCGATCCACCTACCTCGGCCACGCAGGTACTGCTTGGCGTGACGAATGCGTTCACCTTGCGTCTCAGCCTCGGTACGTGCCCACTCGGACAGCGAGGCCATGGCCAGCCGGTCCCCGGAATTCGTCGAATCCAGCCTGTTCATGACAGAGACCAACCGTCCGCCGACCTTGTCGAACTCGCACAGGAGCGGTCCGACTTCGGCGGTCCCTTTTCGGCTCAGGCGATCCAGCTTCCAGACGATCAAGGTCCGTACGGCACCCGACGTAACCGCGTTCCTGGCCGCGTCGAATCCCTTCCGCGTCACATGCTTGTAGCCAGATCTGCCTCGGTCTACATGTACCTGACGAACCAACAGGCCATGCTGCTCGGCCCAGGCCCGGCAATCGGCCTCCTGCCGCTCGATCGCCGTCTTCCCTTCCCGGTCCAGTGACAGCCGTAGGTAGAGATCGGCATGGGTGTCCGCCTGCTGCACATCCCCTCCCAGAGTTGCTCACTCTGTGAACGAACAGCAGAGTCAAAGGTAATGAACTTGGCGCATGCCTACGTCAGGGCGTGGCCGGTGGTGACGTCCACGTAGTCGGGCACCTCCTCGTGCCGGTCGCCGACCGAGAGGGTGTTGGTGGGCTCGAAGAGGAGTACTTCGGCGCGCCGGGGGGCGGACGGCTTGTGCCAGGTGCCGCGCGGGACGGTGAACAACGATCCCTTGGTCAGCACGACCGTGCGCTCCCCGGCCGGCTCGCGCAGACCGATGTGCACCTCGCCGTCGAGGACCAGGAAGAACTCGTCGGTGTCCTCGTGCACGTGCCAGACGTGCTCGCCCTCGAACTTGGCGAGACGGACGTCGTAGTCGTTGACGGCGGCGACGATGCGGGGGCTCCAGCACTCGTCGAAGGAGGCGAGGGCCTTGTCCAGGGGGACGGGCTGCGTGGGTTCCGTGGGTTCCATGGGTTCATCGTCGGGGGCGGCGGGACGGCCGACGAGTGCTAGGAATAGCACATGCCGCAAGGATCCTCGCACCGTGTCGTGCTGGTGGTCGACGAGAACTCCAACCCCTTCGAGATGAGCTGCGCCATCGAGATCTTCGGGCTGCCCCGGCCCGAACTCGGCCGGGAGCTGTACGACTTCCAGCTGTGCGCGGCCGACCCGCTGACCCGGATGCGGGACGGTTTCTTCACGCTCACCGGGGTGGCCGGGCTGGAGGCCGCCGAGGATGCCGACACGCTGATCGTGCCGAACCGGCCCGACACCGAGGTCCCGCGCGCGGAGCGCGTACTGGACGTCGTACGCCGGGCACACGCGCGTGGTGCCCGGCTCGTCGGGTTCTGCTCCGGCGCGTTCACGATCGCGGAAGCCGGGCTGCTGGACGGGCGCCGGGCGGCCTGCCACTGGATGTGGGAGCAGTCCTTCCGCACCCGCTTCCCGGCGGTACGACTGGAGCCGGACGTGCTCTTCGTGGACGACGGCGACATCCTCACCGCCTCCGGCAGCGCCTCGGCGCTCGACCTGGGCCTGCACATCGTGCGCCGGGACCACGGCGCGGAGATCGCCAACCACGTCTCCCGGCGCCTGGTCTTCGCCGCTCACCGGGACGGCGACCAGCGGCAGTTCGTCGAGCGCCCGCTGCCGCACGTGCCCGACGAGTCGCTCGGCCCGCTGCTGGCCTGGGCGCAGGAACGGCTGGACGAACCGCTGACCGTGGCCGACCTGGCGGCCCGCGCGCTCGTCAGCCCCGCCACCCTGCACCGCCGCTTCCGTGCCCAGCTGGGCACGACCCCGCTGGCCTGGCTCACCGGCGAGCGCGTGGCGCTGGCCTGCCGGCTGATCGAGCGCGGCGAGGAGCGCCTGGACGTCGTCGCGGCCCGCAGCGGCCTCGGTACGGCGGCCAACCTGCGGGCCCGCCTGCGCCGCGAGACGGGCCTGAGCCCATCGGCGTACCGCAGACGCTTCGGACCGGCGAGCCGGTGATGGCGGGCAGGCGGCGGGGAACGGTACCCGCATGAGATTCCACGTACGCGACCGGCTCCTCGGCATCGGTGAGGACTACTGGATCGAGGACGAGCACGGCCGCAAGGTGTACCTCGTCGACGGCAAGGCGATGCGGCTGCGGGACACCTTCGAGCTGAAGGACACCCATGGCCGCGTCCTGATCGACATCCACCAGAAGATGTTCGCCCTGCGCGACACGATGGTGATCGAGCGGGACGGCGAGGGCCTGGCCAGGATCAAGCGC encodes:
- a CDS encoding recombinase family protein, translated to MQQADTHADLYLRLSLDREGKTAIERQEADCRAWAEQHGLLVRQVHVDRGRSGYKHVTRKGFDAARNAVTSGAVRTLIVWKLDRLSRKGTAEVGPLLCEFDKVGGRLVSVMNRLDSTNSGDRLAMASLSEWARTEAETQGERIRHAKQYLRGRGRWIGGQPPYGLRIDPGSGRLTPDPETSVYARLIADEALAGQSLVRIARLLNEHEVAASRGGLWQVGSLSQLLRAPAFAGLLPETETVWDEERCFRKYTSVVRPYRDPHTGCPVIVGEGIVTVEEQQWIVAALESRTRLRGDGLRRPVRRAAHLLTGLLFCAVDGCGTRMSKNGTSYVCQGVRLGHTCPGARAMAVRVEEAVADAFLSRNPTLVAQWEGSEVQGRRGLLFAAVERVWVTRAPGRGRRFDPEKRLRILWAGESHEE
- a CDS encoding cupin domain-containing protein; the protein is MEPTEPTQPVPLDKALASFDECWSPRIVAAVNDYDVRLAKFEGEHVWHVHEDTDEFFLVLDGEVHIGLREPAGERTVVLTKGSLFTVPRGTWHKPSAPRRAEVLLFEPTNTLSVGDRHEEVPDYVDVTTGHALT
- a CDS encoding GlxA family transcriptional regulator; the encoded protein is MPQGSSHRVVLVVDENSNPFEMSCAIEIFGLPRPELGRELYDFQLCAADPLTRMRDGFFTLTGVAGLEAAEDADTLIVPNRPDTEVPRAERVLDVVRRAHARGARLVGFCSGAFTIAEAGLLDGRRAACHWMWEQSFRTRFPAVRLEPDVLFVDDGDILTASGSASALDLGLHIVRRDHGAEIANHVSRRLVFAAHRDGDQRQFVERPLPHVPDESLGPLLAWAQERLDEPLTVADLAARALVSPATLHRRFRAQLGTTPLAWLTGERVALACRLIERGEERLDVVAARSGLGTAANLRARLRRETGLSPSAYRRRFGPASR